AATAAGAGGTGGAGCAGGTGGAGATGAAGCAGCTTTATTTGCATCAAACCTGTTTAGAATGTACACAAGATATGCAGAGAGACACAGATGGAAAGTTGAGCTTATGAGTTTAAACGAAACTGACATTGGTGGGGTCAAGGAAGTTGTATTTATGGTTCGTGGACAGTCTGCTTACAGCAAGCTTAAGTATGAAAGTGGAGTTCACAGAGTGCAAAGAGTTCCAGACACCGAGGCTAGCGGAAGAATTCATACATCAACTGCTACTGTTGCAGTACTTCCAGAAGTTGATGAGGTTGAAGTTAACATAAATCCAAATGATTTAAGAATAGATGTTTTCCGTTCTTCAGGACACGGTGGACAGTCAGTTAATACAACAGACTCTGCTGTAAGAATTACACATATGCCATCAGGCATAGTTGTTTCCTGTCAGGATGAAAAGTCACAGCTTAAAAACAAGGAAAAAGCAATGAAAGTTCTTGCTTCAAGACTTTATGAAATAGCTCAGGCTGAAAGAAGTGCAGGAATAGCTGAAGATAGAAAGAGTCAGGTTGGAACTGGAGACAGAAGTGAAAGAATCAGAACCTATAATTATCCTCAAGGTAGAGTAACTGACCATAGAATAGGTCTTACACTTTATAAGTTAGACTCCTTCTTAGATGGAGATATTGAGGAAATGCTTGATGCTCTTATAACAGAAGATCAAGCTAAAAAGATGGAAGCTATGGGCAATAATAACGACTAATTTATAGTTTTATAGAGGTGAACTATGGATATAAATAAAGCCATAAGAAAGCAAGAAAAATCTCATAAAAGGTTTTTGTTCTTTCTTGGCTTTATTTTTTTTACTATGCCTTTAGTTGTGTTTCTCACTAGAAGGTATAATTTATTTTTTATGATATATTTAGGAATAATAGAGCTTCTAATTTTAACAGCGATTTTAGCTACTATAAGCAGCAATTATATAAGCTACAGTTCTGATGACTATAAGATAAAGCTTAAATTAAAAAGATTTGGAGAAGGGTTTAATATAATTTGCGATAAAGTAGCTCTAGTGCATGCCGAAGGATATGGACCAGATATGAGTATAATAATACTTATGACTTCAAGGTTTAGAAATAAGAAAATTGATGAAGTTAATGAGGAATTTTTAAAAAAATATCAATACGTTTCGCATCACTATTATAAAATTAAAAAACTCAATCCAGAAAGTAATTATTTTTACCTAGTTGTTAAAAAAGGATATTATCACAAGTACAGACTGCTTGATATGATCTATAGAAATTGTGTAAAAGCTTATTATACTGAGGAAACTGTGGAAAAAATAAAAGAGTATAGGAGATTTTAAGTTCTTCACACCTATTTCCATAAATACAATATATAGAGTTAATTTATGAAAATGGGGTGATAGCGTGGATAAATCTAACATACTAATGATTGTGCTGCTGGGAAGTACTGTATCCCTAATTGGAACTATGATAGGAGCTTCCATGGGCGTTACTATTAAAAAACCTTCGAACAGGCTGCTTGGTACTACTATAGGTTTTGCAGGTGGACTCATGCTTTCTATAGTAGTTTTTGATTTAATTCCGGAGGCTATGGAGAGCTGGAGTTTTATTGGGACATTGATATGCTGCTTACTTGGCATTATAACAATCGTTTTAATTGATGCTAAGCTTAATCTAAGCAACAGTAATTTTGGAAAGAATAAGCATTTAAAGGTGGCTTTCATGGCAGCTTTAGGGCTAATGCTTCATAACCTTCCTGAAGGTATAATAATGGGGGCAGGTTTTGTAGCAGGTCAAAGCCTTGGACTTAAAATGAGCCTTATAATAGCAATTCATGACATACCAGAGGGGATTGCAGTTTCTGCTCCGCTTATGGCATCGAATGTTAAGGTTTCAAAAATACTTTTATATGCTTTCTTAACAGCTTTTCCAACTGCCATTGGCTCTTGGATAGGAGCATTTATAGGAAGCGTATCACATAATATTCTTGGGGCTTGCCTTGCATTTGCTTCAGGCATAATGATGTATGTTGTTTGCGGTGAGATGCTGCCTGAGTCCTCAAAGCTTTGGGACGGAGTAACTAGCAGCATAGGTGCAGTTGCAGGGATAATGGTTGGACTTGTAATGGTCAAATTGATATAAGTAGTACATATTAAAAATATATAACTGCAATAAAAGAATTATTGTTTATTTAATACAAGGGGAGAACTTAAGATGAATACAAAAGTAGTTATGGTTGAAGAAAACAACTTGGATAAAAATACAATTGAAGAAGCAGGAAAAGTTATAAGAGAAGGCGGCCTTGTGGCATTTCCAACAGAAACTGTATATGGTCTAGGAGCAAATGCATTAGATGAGGAAGCAGTAAAGAAGATATTTATTGCAAAGGGTAGACCACAGGATAATCCATTGATTGTTCATGTGGCAGATTTTAATATAGAGTTTTTAGTTAAAGAAATTCCTGAAATTGCACAAAAGCTAATGAAGAAATTCTGGCCTGGTCCACTTACGCTACTTATAGAAAAGTCCGGGGTAGTACCAGAAACAACAACAGCAGGGCTTTCAACTGTAGGTATAAGAATGCCTTCAAATGTCATTGCAAAAGAGCTAATTGCTTCAGCAGGTGTGCCTATTGCTGCACCTTCAGCAAATGTTTCAGGAAGACCAAGTCCAACTGAAGCTTCGAGATGTGTTGAGGATTTAAGTGGAAGAGTGGATTTTATACTAGGTGGAGGTGTCTGTGAGGTTGGTCTTGAATCAACAATTGTTGATTGCACTTCGACTCCTCCCTGTGTTTTAAGACCAGGAGGAATAACACTAGATATGCTTAGAGAAATCGACTCTTCAATATATATAGACCCTGCAGTTATGAAAAAAATTGAGGGGGATTTTAAACCTAAGGCACCAGGAATGAAGTACAGACACTATGCTCCAAAAGCCCCAATGAAAATAGTTCGAGGAGAATTGCAAAAAACTATTGAAAAAATTAGTGAAATAGTGCAAAATAGTATAGATGAAAAAAAGAAGGTAGGAATACTTGCTACCGAAGAAACAAAGAATAAGTATTTACATGGCATGATAATATCTATTGGAAGCAGAGCAGATATTAGTAGCGTAGGCAAAAATCTGTTTGAAGCATTAAGAAAATTTGATGATGCTGGAGTAGATTTAATACTTGCAGAAGCCTTTGAAGAATCAGGGCTTGGAACAGCTGTTATGAATAGATTGAAAAAGTCAGCTGGCTATGACATAATAGATATTTAGATTAGATGGAGGTTAAAACATGAAGGTATTGTTCGTTTGTACAGGTAACACTTGCAGAAGCTGTATGGCTGAAGCTATATTTAATAAGCTTTGTACTTTAGATAATATAACGTCCTCTTCAGCAGGGCTTGCTGCTGTAAAAGGAAGCAAAACCTCCAAACATTCAGCTATACTTGTTAAAGAAAATTATAATGTTGATATATCAACTAGAGAAGCAGTTCAGATTACTAAAGAGATGTTAGATAATTCAGATTTAATTTTGACCATGACTTCTTACATGAAGGATATATTGTTGTCTAGCTTTCCTAAAATTAATAATAAGATTTTTTCTCTTAACGAATATGTCGGCATTAAGGGCGATATTGCAGACCCTTTTGGCGGCGATAGTGCCGTTTATTATAAAACTTTTAATGAATTAAAAAACAGTATATTACTTTTAATTGCTAAATTGAAAGGGGATAAAGGTACCATATAGGTGCTTTTGTCTCCTTTTTTGTAATAAAAAATTTTAAATTATCACACAATATTTAAGTATATTAGGCGCATGAGCATTTATAACTTTTTGCGCTTAATAGGAATGGAGGGCATAAGTATATGAAAATTGCAGTAGGAAGCGACCATGCTGGTCTAAGTCTCAAAAAGGAAGTTTTAAAACATCTTCAAGCAAAAGGAATTGAATTTGAGGATTTTGGAACATATGCAGAGGCGTCCTGTGACTATCCAGACTTTGCTGAAAAGGTTGCAGAAGAAGTTGTGAGTAGAAGATTTGATTTTGGAATCTTAGTATGTGGTACTGGAATAGGTATTAGCATTGCAGCAAATAAGGTTCCAGGAGTCAGAGCAGCGCTTTGCAGCGATACTTTTAGTGCGCATGCTTGCAGAGAGCATAATGATGCTAATATATTGGCTTTAGGTGCTCGAATTGTAGGTGTAGGTATTGCATTAGACATAGTTGACAGCTTTTTAGGTGCCAAGTTTGAAGGTGATAGGCATCAAAAAAGAATAGATAAAATATCACAAATTGAAAAGAAATATAATAAGTAGGGGGAAACAAAAATGAGTAAAGTTACACAAATAGCACATCCATTAATACTGCATAAGTTAGCGTTTATAAGAGATAAAAACACTGGTTCAAAAGATTTTAGAGAGCTTGTTGAAGAAGTTGCAATGCTTATGGCTTATGAGGTTACTCGTGATCTTCAATTGGAGGAGGTAGAAATTCAAACTCCTATTTGTACTACAAAATGCAAGATGCTTGCTGGAAAGAAGATTGCAATAGTTCCAATACTTAGAGCAGGTCTTGGAATGGTTGATGGCATGTTAAGACTTATACCAGCTGCTAAAGTAGGACATATAGGCCTGTATAGAGATGAAGAAACACTTAAGCCAGTAGAATACTTCTGCAAGCTCCCACAAGATATAGGAGAGAGAGATGTTATAGTAACAGATCCAATGCTTGCAACTGGCGGTTCAGCTGTTGACGCAATCTCTGCTCTAAAGGAAAGAGGCGCAAAGCACATCAGACTTATGTGCCTTATATCAGCTCCAGAAGGAATTAAGACCGTTATGGATGCTCATCCAGACGTTGATATATATGTAGCAGCTATAGATGAAAAGTTAAACGAGAAGGGATATATTGTTCCAGGTCTTGGTGATGCAGGAGACAGACTGTTTGGAACTAAATAATAATAGCAAACAAGGGTGCCGATTATATTGGCACCCTTGTTTATTATGTGTATTTCCAAGCTTTAAAGGAGAGACCAGTTAATTACTGCAGCATAAATTGAATGGATTATATATTATTTAGTGATAACATTTATCATTTACAAATTTGTATCATTGTGATAGCATATTTGTATGTAAAATGGCACAAACTTCAAATAAGAAGAAATAATTTTAAATAATAGGAGTGGAAGCATAGTTGGAAGATAAGAAATCAAGAGGTCAAGAGAGAAGTCTAAGAAAAGAACAGCATGTTAAGCATTTTTTAGAAAGAGATTTTGAAGGTGACAATTTTTTTAAATACATATACTTAGAGCATAACTCTCTTCCAGAGATAGACTTTAATGAGATAAATACAAAATACAGATTTATAGGTAAAACTGTAGATTTTCCTATAATGATAAATGCAATGACAGGTGGATTCAAAGGCGCTATAGATATAAATAGCAGCCTTGCAACATTAGCAAAAGAGTTTAATATACCAATGGCTGTTGGATCTCAGGCAATTGCTGTGAATGACAAAGAGTATGAACCTTCCTTTAAAGTTGTAAGAGAAATATTAAAAGATGGGATTGTTATTTCAAATATAAATGCCTTCGCAGGAGTGGAAGATGTACGTAGAGCAATGGATATGATACAGGCGGATGCTGTTCAGATTCATTTAAATCCTGCTCAGGAAATAACTATGTCCGAAGGAGATAGGAATTTCAAAGGGATTTTAAACAATATTGAAAATATTGTAAAGAAGATAGATAAGCCTATCATAGTAAAGGAGATAGGTTTTGGTATTTCAAAGGATGTGACAAGAAGGTTATTGAATGCAGGAGTTAAGTATATTGACATAGGCGGAAGCGGAGGCACTAATTTTATAAAAATTGAGAGTGCAAGAAATGAGGAGTTTGAGTTCAGTGAATTATTCGAATGGGGAATACCAACTGCTCTTAGTCTACTGGAGTGTAAGTCTGTAAGCAATGATATAAATATTATATGCAGTGGAGGAATGAGACAGGCTGAAGAAATTGTAAAGGCTTTGTGCGTAGGAGCAGAAATTATAGGGATTAGCGGAGGGATTTTAAGAGAGCTTTTAGATGGCGGATATGATGGTGCTAAGAAATATCTTGAAAATATTATTTTCAAAGCAAAGGTTATAATGCTCCTTTTAGGTAAGAAAAACATTAATGAATTAAGAACTGTACCATACAGGATTAAAGGAGAACTTAAGGAACTTTTTAATTGTTGAACTTAGAAAGGATGAAGCTATATGAATACAGTCTCTACTAAAGCATCTGTTGGCTATGCACATAGCAAATTGATTCTATTTGGAGAGCATGCAGTTGTTTATGGAAAGCCAGCTATCGCTATTCCCTTTCCTTTAAAGGTAAGATCTATAGTTGAAGAATTTGAGGGGCCAATTATACTTGAATCTGAATTCTACACTGGCTCTATTGATAATATCCCAGAAAAAATGCAAGGAATTTCAGCTTGCATCAAAGCAACAATAGATTATCTAAAGATGCCTTTTTATGGACTTCGCATTAAAATTGATTCGTTAATACCTATTGGTCGAGGATTGGGGTCTAGCGCTGCAATAGCTATTGCTATCGTAAGAGGATTATTTTCTTTCTATGGTCAGGAACTTTCAAAAAAACAGTTATTTTCGCTTGTAAATATTGCTGAAAAGCATGCCCATGGAAATCCAAGTGGAATTGATATGGTAGCTGAATCCAGTGAATGCGCCATATGGTTTAAGAAAGGTAATAAAGCAGTTTCTATTATAGCAGGAGGGCCTTTATTTATTGTTGTGGCAGATACTGGACGGATAGGTAATACGCGTAAAGCTGTTGAAAATGTGAGAAAGAAGTATAATATAGAGCCGAAAAAAGTGTATAAGTCCTTAGATGAAATAGAGAAAATTTCTAATAAGGCTAGAGAGGCCCTTTCAAAAGGAGATATGTATTTACTTGGAGAGTTAATGGATCGTAATCAAAAAGAGCTGACATACATTGGTGTTAGTGATAAAGGGCTTGATAAATTGATAGAAAGCGCAAAAGATTCCTCTGCCTTAGGAGCTAAATTGACTGGGGGGGGCCTTGGAGGGTGTGTAATGGCACTTGCTGAGAATTTAGAACATGCTAAGGTAATCGCAAAGGACTTGAAAAGGGCGGGAGCAGTTAAGTGCTGGTATTTTTCTACGGAAGAGAAAATACTTTACACTATAGGAGGGGCTAGATGATGAAAGCCACAGCCAAGGCAAATACAAATATTGCGCTTATCAAGTATTGGGGGAAGCGTGATGAGAAATTATTTTTGCCAATGAACAGTAGTTTGTCAATTACACTTGATAAATTTTATACCATAACAACCGTAGAATTTCGAAAAGAGCTTGATAAGGATATTTTTTGGTTTAATAATAAACAAGCAAACAAATCTGATTCAAATAAGGTTTCAAGATTTCTTGATAATGTAAGAAATTTGGCTAGTGTAAACTTTCATGCTGTTGTTTCTTCCGAAAATGTAGTGCCTACCGCAGCTGGCTTTGCTTCTTCTGCTTCCGCCTTTGCTGCATTAGCAGCAGCTTCTACAAAGGCACTTGATTTGAAACTAAATGAAAAAGAATTATCAATACTGGCACGTCAAGGCTCTGGGTCAGCATGCCGATCTATTTATGGTGGTTATGTAGAGTGGAAGAAGGGTGAAAGAGAAGATGGTAAGGATTCAGTTGCATTTCAAATTTTACCTGAACATGATTGGAATTTAAGCATTTTATCGGTTATGGTAGCTTCTAGTCAAAAGGCAGTACCCAGCAGGGATGGTATGAAACGTACAGTTGAAACTTCCCCTTTTTATAACGGCTGGCTTCAAACTGTAGATAAAGACTTGGAAAAGGCAAAAGAGGCAATAAGAGTTAGAAATTTTGAGAGCCTAGGAAAAGTAGTAGAGGCAAATGCTCTTAAAATGCATGCAACTATGCTTGGAGCGGAACCTCCTATTTTGTATTGGCAAAGTGGTACATTTGAAGTATTCCAGGAGGTACAGGAGCTAAGGTCACAAGGTATTTCTGCATTTGTTACTATAGATGCAGGACCGAATGTGAAGGTGCTTTGCATGCCTCAGGATGAACTTAAAGTATATGAAACTATTATAACATTGCCTCATGTACAAAACATTACCATTTGCCATCCTGGTTCAGGGTTAACTTATATATAAGAACAAGTTGAGTAAAGGAGTCGAGTATATGAATAATTTGAATAAATCGATAGAAACTTTGCCCAAAGGCGAGGTTTTAAATAATAATATCGAAGTGTGGGAAGACCTTGTTAATATCAAGGATTTATTAATATCACTTATTGTGTGCAGTATAACGACTCTTGGAGGATATTTTGCTGCCCCGAATAAACCGCCTAAACCATTATTATTCGGGCTAACTGGTGCTATTGTTGGATTTGTGATTTGCAGCATTCTAGTAAAGCCGAAAAGGACATTTGTAGAAATTAATAAGGAGAATTAATATGAGTATTGCTTTAGTTTTACAGATGATTTTAGCAGCTGTTATTGCTGCAATCATGTATACAATAATTGGTGCAGCTCCAGGCGCCGACGAAACGGCAACCATAGCACCTATAACCTTAGTACTAGTCATATCAGGTGTGCAGCCTGTTGTAGTTTTATCCTTCTTTATTTCAGCCATTGTATCCTGCAAAATGATAGATGCAGTGCCTGTTTCTATAGCAGGTATTCCTGCAGGTGTAATGTCTACTCCAATGGTTGAACATGCTA
The genomic region above belongs to Clostridium swellfunianum and contains:
- a CDS encoding low molecular weight protein arginine phosphatase — its product is MKVLFVCTGNTCRSCMAEAIFNKLCTLDNITSSSAGLAAVKGSKTSKHSAILVKENYNVDISTREAVQITKEMLDNSDLILTMTSYMKDILLSSFPKINNKIFSLNEYVGIKGDIADPFGGDSAVYYKTFNELKNSILLLIAKLKGDKGTI
- a CDS encoding ZIP family metal transporter, which gives rise to MIVLLGSTVSLIGTMIGASMGVTIKKPSNRLLGTTIGFAGGLMLSIVVFDLIPEAMESWSFIGTLICCLLGIITIVLIDAKLNLSNSNFGKNKHLKVAFMAALGLMLHNLPEGIIMGAGFVAGQSLGLKMSLIIAIHDIPEGIAVSAPLMASNVKVSKILLYAFLTAFPTAIGSWIGAFIGSVSHNILGACLAFASGIMMYVVCGEMLPESSKLWDGVTSSIGAVAGIMVGLVMVKLI
- the mvk gene encoding mevalonate kinase codes for the protein MNTVSTKASVGYAHSKLILFGEHAVVYGKPAIAIPFPLKVRSIVEEFEGPIILESEFYTGSIDNIPEKMQGISACIKATIDYLKMPFYGLRIKIDSLIPIGRGLGSSAAIAIAIVRGLFSFYGQELSKKQLFSLVNIAEKHAHGNPSGIDMVAESSECAIWFKKGNKAVSIIAGGPLFIVVADTGRIGNTRKAVENVRKKYNIEPKKVYKSLDEIEKISNKAREALSKGDMYLLGELMDRNQKELTYIGVSDKGLDKLIESAKDSSALGAKLTGGGLGGCVMALAENLEHAKVIAKDLKRAGAVKCWYFSTEEKILYTIGGAR
- a CDS encoding L-threonylcarbamoyladenylate synthase — translated: MNTKVVMVEENNLDKNTIEEAGKVIREGGLVAFPTETVYGLGANALDEEAVKKIFIAKGRPQDNPLIVHVADFNIEFLVKEIPEIAQKLMKKFWPGPLTLLIEKSGVVPETTTAGLSTVGIRMPSNVIAKELIASAGVPIAAPSANVSGRPSPTEASRCVEDLSGRVDFILGGGVCEVGLESTIVDCTSTPPCVLRPGGITLDMLREIDSSIYIDPAVMKKIEGDFKPKAPGMKYRHYAPKAPMKIVRGELQKTIEKISEIVQNSIDEKKKVGILATEETKNKYLHGMIISIGSRADISSVGKNLFEALRKFDDAGVDLILAEAFEESGLGTAVMNRLKKSAGYDIIDI
- the prfA gene encoding peptide chain release factor 1, with the translated sequence MMLDRLNFIENKYEELSRKISDPSVMADQKEWQKLCKEHADLEVMVNKYREYKKTVEDIEANKEMLNEELDSELREMVQDEIKELTQKEEDYRQELRILLLPKDPNDDKNVFIEIRGGAGGDEAALFASNLFRMYTRYAERHRWKVELMSLNETDIGGVKEVVFMVRGQSAYSKLKYESGVHRVQRVPDTEASGRIHTSTATVAVLPEVDEVEVNINPNDLRIDVFRSSGHGGQSVNTTDSAVRITHMPSGIVVSCQDEKSQLKNKEKAMKVLASRLYEIAQAERSAGIAEDRKSQVGTGDRSERIRTYNYPQGRVTDHRIGLTLYKLDSFLDGDIEEMLDALITEDQAKKMEAMGNNND
- the rpiB gene encoding ribose 5-phosphate isomerase B yields the protein MKIAVGSDHAGLSLKKEVLKHLQAKGIEFEDFGTYAEASCDYPDFAEKVAEEVVSRRFDFGILVCGTGIGISIAANKVPGVRAALCSDTFSAHACREHNDANILALGARIVGVGIALDIVDSFLGAKFEGDRHQKRIDKISQIEKKYNK
- the fni gene encoding type 2 isopentenyl-diphosphate Delta-isomerase, translated to MEDKKSRGQERSLRKEQHVKHFLERDFEGDNFFKYIYLEHNSLPEIDFNEINTKYRFIGKTVDFPIMINAMTGGFKGAIDINSSLATLAKEFNIPMAVGSQAIAVNDKEYEPSFKVVREILKDGIVISNINAFAGVEDVRRAMDMIQADAVQIHLNPAQEITMSEGDRNFKGILNNIENIVKKIDKPIIVKEIGFGISKDVTRRLLNAGVKYIDIGGSGGTNFIKIESARNEEFEFSELFEWGIPTALSLLECKSVSNDINIICSGGMRQAEEIVKALCVGAEIIGISGGILRELLDGGYDGAKKYLENIIFKAKVIMLLLGKKNINELRTVPYRIKGELKELFNC
- the mvaD gene encoding diphosphomevalonate decarboxylase: MMKATAKANTNIALIKYWGKRDEKLFLPMNSSLSITLDKFYTITTVEFRKELDKDIFWFNNKQANKSDSNKVSRFLDNVRNLASVNFHAVVSSENVVPTAAGFASSASAFAALAAASTKALDLKLNEKELSILARQGSGSACRSIYGGYVEWKKGEREDGKDSVAFQILPEHDWNLSILSVMVASSQKAVPSRDGMKRTVETSPFYNGWLQTVDKDLEKAKEAIRVRNFESLGKVVEANALKMHATMLGAEPPILYWQSGTFEVFQEVQELRSQGISAFVTIDAGPNVKVLCMPQDELKVYETIITLPHVQNITICHPGSGLTYI
- the upp gene encoding uracil phosphoribosyltransferase translates to MSKVTQIAHPLILHKLAFIRDKNTGSKDFRELVEEVAMLMAYEVTRDLQLEEVEIQTPICTTKCKMLAGKKIAIVPILRAGLGMVDGMLRLIPAAKVGHIGLYRDEETLKPVEYFCKLPQDIGERDVIVTDPMLATGGSAVDAISALKERGAKHIRLMCLISAPEGIKTVMDAHPDVDIYVAAIDEKLNEKGYIVPGLGDAGDRLFGTK